In one candidate division WOR-3 bacterium genomic region, the following are encoded:
- the proS gene encoding proline--tRNA ligase, which yields MKDNEMVKEIPSKSKQFSEWYTAVVLKAELADYAPVRGCMVIRPYGYALWENMQQRLDARFKATGHVNAYFPTMIPESFFAKEARHVKGFAPEAWWVTHRGSDKLEERLALRPTSEAVINAMFARWVKSYRDLPVLLNQWCNIFRAEKATRLFLRTSEFLWQEGHTLHRTQEEAEAEALRILDIYLDFLTNDLALPVLAGLKPESEKFAGADRTYTMEAMMPDGQALQAGTSHNLGQGFARAFDIKYLDENNTEQYPWGTSWGVSTRLIGGLIMTHGDDRGLFLPPKVAPIQVVIVPILFGRNDEAVLSRCREALAALEGLRVKLDDSPNQTAGWKFNQYEMLGVPVRIEIGPRDVKQEAAVLVPRDGSGRRPVRFAELRVEVTRLLDEVQAAMYSSALKRLESAKSSASDFQEFRSKLEANPGFILVHWCGAQECENRIIDETKTTPRVMVPSEQDRTQAPCIACGRKTGTVIYYARTY from the coding sequence ATGAAAGACAACGAGATGGTCAAGGAAATACCCTCGAAATCCAAGCAGTTCTCCGAGTGGTACACCGCGGTCGTGCTTAAGGCCGAGCTTGCTGATTATGCGCCGGTGCGCGGCTGCATGGTCATTAGACCTTACGGCTACGCGCTCTGGGAGAACATGCAGCAGCGGCTTGACGCCAGATTTAAGGCCACGGGTCACGTCAACGCCTACTTCCCGACCATGATTCCAGAATCGTTCTTTGCCAAAGAAGCGCGCCACGTGAAGGGATTCGCGCCCGAGGCATGGTGGGTGACTCATCGCGGGTCGGACAAGCTCGAAGAGAGACTCGCGCTGCGTCCAACTTCTGAAGCGGTCATCAATGCGATGTTTGCCCGCTGGGTCAAGTCCTATCGCGACCTGCCGGTACTCCTGAACCAGTGGTGCAACATATTCCGGGCCGAAAAGGCCACCCGGCTTTTCCTGCGCACAAGCGAGTTTCTCTGGCAGGAGGGCCATACCCTTCATCGTACTCAGGAAGAAGCCGAGGCCGAGGCCCTGAGAATCCTGGATATCTATCTGGACTTTCTCACAAACGATCTAGCCCTGCCGGTGCTCGCCGGTCTCAAGCCCGAGTCCGAGAAGTTCGCCGGCGCCGACCGAACCTACACCATGGAAGCGATGATGCCGGACGGCCAGGCGCTCCAAGCCGGCACCTCGCACAATCTGGGTCAGGGGTTCGCCCGTGCCTTTGACATCAAGTACCTGGATGAGAACAACACCGAGCAGTATCCTTGGGGCACCTCTTGGGGTGTCTCAACCCGGCTTATCGGCGGGCTGATTATGACCCACGGTGATGACCGAGGGCTTTTCTTGCCCCCAAAGGTTGCGCCGATTCAGGTGGTGATCGTGCCGATTCTGTTCGGACGTAACGACGAGGCCGTGCTCAGTCGCTGCCGTGAGGCGCTTGCAGCACTCGAAGGTCTGCGGGTGAAGCTAGACGATTCGCCCAACCAGACCGCCGGCTGGAAATTCAACCAGTACGAGATGCTGGGCGTGCCAGTGCGCATCGAAATCGGGCCCCGGGATGTCAAGCAGGAGGCCGCGGTACTCGTACCCCGCGACGGCTCGGGCCGACGACCGGTCCGTTTTGCTGAACTCCGGGTTGAAGTAACGAGACTCCTCGACGAAGTGCAGGCCGCGATGTATTCATCCGCGCTCAAACGTCTAGAATCGGCAAAGTCTTCAGCCTCAGACTTCCAAGAGTTCAGAAGCAAGCTCGAAGCAAACCCTGGATTCATTCTAGTGCACTGGTGCGGTGCACAGGAATGCGAGAACCGCATCATTGACGAAACCAAGACAACGCCGCGGGTAATGGTTCCGAGCGAACAGGATCGGACTCAGGCCCCCTGCATCGCCTGCGGCCGCAAGACCGGCACCGTCATCTACTACGCCCGAACCTACTAG
- a CDS encoding PLD nuclease N-terminal domain-containing protein → MNALGAMFGLTLGWLWFTLMFFFGMIGLAGTALWIWMLVEVLTRETDQGNNRLIWALVIIFTHWIGALIYLFVRRRDRIRQLGK, encoded by the coding sequence ATGAACGCACTCGGGGCGATGTTCGGCCTGACTCTTGGTTGGCTTTGGTTCACGCTCATGTTCTTCTTCGGCATGATCGGACTGGCCGGAACCGCGCTGTGGATATGGATGCTGGTTGAGGTCCTGACGAGAGAGACGGACCAGGGTAACAACCGTCTGATCTGGGCGCTGGTCATCATCTTCACACACTGGATTGGCGCACTTATCTACCTATTTGTTCGGCGTAGGGACCGTATCAGGCAGCTTGGGAAGTAG